From Pseudomonas sp. FP2335, the proteins below share one genomic window:
- a CDS encoding helix-turn-helix domain-containing protein, whose product MSALQRISQSYRVASTHSRQVSTQACGWMRQQLPEELGECYSERLTFDDDLMVVRSRYRPTRNLIEETVSPHNRHMLVITFGMQGDSGYKGADGAAVSFRAGFTTITSFQLSLGERCYKAGATVSQLRLLIGESMLNKYIGEQRTQQILGNGNVRQLAFQKTSAASASHASALTRYLSHGVTGTLDMHIHTLSLLCEQLKLLSPDALSQSLKFSATDIEKLERARDIMIEQMDQPLTIPYLCAAVGLNEFKLKEGLHYRFNSTAHRMLNEIRMRKAYTLLESGCQVAQAAYQVGYKFPNNFSAAFTRFFGKPPKSVFGKRR is encoded by the coding sequence GTGTCGGCTTTACAGAGGATTTCCCAGTCGTATCGAGTTGCGTCAACGCACTCGCGGCAGGTCAGTACGCAAGCCTGCGGCTGGATGCGCCAACAGTTGCCGGAAGAACTGGGCGAGTGTTATTCGGAACGCCTGACCTTCGACGACGACCTGATGGTGGTGCGTTCGCGCTATCGCCCGACGCGCAACCTGATTGAAGAAACCGTCAGCCCGCACAACCGCCACATGTTGGTGATTACTTTCGGTATGCAGGGTGATTCCGGCTACAAGGGCGCCGATGGCGCGGCGGTGTCGTTCAGGGCGGGCTTTACCACGATCACTTCGTTCCAGCTCAGTCTCGGCGAACGCTGCTATAAGGCCGGTGCAACGGTGTCGCAACTGCGCCTGTTGATTGGCGAGAGCATGCTCAACAAATACATCGGCGAGCAGCGCACCCAGCAGATCCTCGGCAACGGCAATGTGCGCCAACTGGCATTCCAGAAGACCTCGGCCGCCAGCGCCAGCCATGCCAGCGCCCTGACCCGCTACCTCAGCCACGGCGTGACCGGCACCCTGGACATGCACATTCACACCCTGAGCCTGCTCTGCGAACAGCTCAAGCTGCTGAGCCCCGACGCGCTCTCGCAAAGCCTGAAATTCAGCGCGACCGACATCGAGAAACTCGAGCGCGCGCGCGACATCATGATCGAGCAGATGGACCAGCCGCTGACCATCCCCTATCTCTGCGCGGCGGTCGGGCTCAACGAGTTCAAGCTCAAGGAAGGTTTGCACTACCGCTTCAACTCCACTGCGCACCGCATGCTCAACGAGATCCGCATGCGCAAGGCCTACACCTTGCTGGAAAGTGGCTGTCAGGTGGCCCAGGCGGCTTATCAGGTGGGGTACAAATTTCCGAATAACTTCAGCGCAGCGTTTACGCGGTTTTTTGGCAAACCGCCCAAGTCGGTGTTTGGCAAACGGCGCTGA